The Clostridium chauvoei genome has a window encoding:
- a CDS encoding DMT family transporter: MDKKVFKKGIIFGILVGLAWGLDGVLMGKLGENPIFVDKIFALNYGISETSFEFSPLVTAFFHEGFCFMWVALFLVFRKQLKHVFYLLFKTKKGKAAAIAALVGSPIGMSAYLLGIKYATAPYASSISVIYPGVGAILSYLILKEKLSLRAVIGIVVSLLGSFMLGFNPGNVPPTFLKGILFAVVAVFGWALEGVIIGFAMKHIKDEDHIQATPQQFLGLRYFISMISYAVIVLPLIKGYPLAGYIVQSGLVFKYAGIAILGTITYLSWYKAVDLIGAAMGTALNSTAALWTIIFSAVLFGNKITGSLALWGFVIVLGVFIFAIDPKSFLKKN, translated from the coding sequence ATGGATAAAAAAGTTTTTAAAAAAGGTATCATATTTGGTATATTAGTCGGTCTTGCATGGGGACTAGATGGAGTGTTAATGGGTAAGTTAGGAGAAAACCCAATATTTGTCGATAAAATTTTCGCATTAAATTATGGAATATCAGAAACAAGTTTTGAATTCTCACCTCTTGTAACAGCATTCTTCCATGAAGGTTTCTGTTTTATGTGGGTTGCACTATTTTTAGTATTTAGAAAACAACTAAAGCATGTTTTTTATTTACTTTTTAAAACTAAAAAAGGTAAAGCAGCTGCAATTGCAGCTTTAGTAGGTTCTCCAATTGGTATGAGTGCATATCTTTTAGGAATTAAATATGCAACTGCACCATATGCATCAAGTATTTCAGTAATTTATCCTGGAGTTGGAGCAATATTATCATATCTTATATTAAAAGAAAAATTATCACTTAGAGCTGTAATTGGTATTGTAGTAAGTTTACTTGGATCATTTATGTTAGGATTTAACCCTGGAAATGTTCCTCCTACTTTCTTAAAGGGAATATTATTTGCAGTAGTAGCTGTATTTGGTTGGGCTCTTGAAGGAGTTATCATTGGTTTTGCAATGAAACATATAAAAGACGAAGATCATATACAAGCAACACCTCAACAATTCTTAGGACTAAGATATTTTATTTCAATGATTTCATATGCAGTTATAGTATTACCATTAATAAAAGGATACCCACTTGCAGGATACATAGTTCAAAGTGGATTAGTGTTTAAATACGCTGGAATTGCAATACTTGGAACAATAACTTATTTATCATGGTACAAAGCTGTGGATTTAATAGGTGCTGCAATGGGAACTGCTTTAAATAGTACAGCAGCACTTTGGACAATAATTTTTAGTGCAGTATTATTTGGAAATAAAATAACAGGTTCATTAGCATTATGGGGATTTGTAATAGTTCTTGGAGTATTTATATTTGCTATTGATCCAAAATCTTTTTTAAAGAAGAATTAG